The DNA window GCTTGGTCCGGCACCCCTGTGATGTAGCGCTTATGGTACGTGGCCCCAACGGCCACTCTTGTTGTTCCGAATCGTAGAAGTTATTATCCACTATATAAAAGTTGTTGGCCGTTTTGTTGTGAAACACCGGATCGGAAGTACACGGAAGGGGCGTCATCAGTGAGTGCGCAGGACTCTGCAGGCAACAGCGCCGATGCGGCCGGAATCGGCCTCGCCGGATTGAACGAGGCCCTTGATACGCGACTCGCTGACGCCGACGCACGACTGCTGGAACAGTTCCCTGGGGAACGCGGGAAGCGTCAGCCGATCCACACTGTCTATGTTCCCGCTGACCGGATCCGTCCCGGTATCGCGACCGAGTGGGGCAAACAGGCGGACCAGGCCCTGCGGGAGCACGCCCCGGACGCGGGGACGCTGGCCGCTGCCACCGGGATGAGTGCGGAGATGGTCGCCGAGTGCCTGCCGCGGGTGCAGGAGAAACTGCGCACCGAGCCGATCGAGGACCTGCGGATCGACCTGGAGGACGGCTACGGCACCCGACCCGACTCGGAGGAGGACCGGCACCTCACCGAAGCGGCCACCGCACTGTGCGCCGACCTGCGAAGCGCGGTGGCCCCTCCGTTCTTCGGTATCCGGATGAAGGGGATGGAGGCTGCGGGACGACACCGCGGGACACGCAGCCTGACCATGTTCCTGAACACCCTGTTGGAGGAACTGGGCGCTCTTCCCGAGGGCTTCGTCTTCACCCTCCCCAAGATCACCTCGGTCGACCAGGTGGAGGCGACGGTCTGGTTGGCGGAGCAGCTGGAGAAACGGTTGTCCCTGCCGAGCGGGAGCCTCCGGTTCGAGCTGCAGATCGAGACCCCGCAGTCCGTCATCGCTCCCGACGGCACCGCGACCGTCGCCCGGATGGTGCACGCCGGACAGGGGCGGGTAACCGCCCTGCACTACGGAACGTACGACTACAGCGCGGCGTGCGGAGTGACGGCAGGGTTCCAGAGCATGGCCCATCCGGTCGCCGACCACGCCAAGGCCGTCATGCAGGTCGCGGTCGCCGGGACCGGAGTGTGGCTGTCCGACGGCTCCACCAACGTGCTGCCGGTCGGGACCACCGAGGACGTGCACGAGGCATGGCACCTGCACTCCGGGCTCGTCCGCAGGTCCCTGGAACGCGCGTACTACCAGGGATGGGACATGCACCCCCACCACCTGCCCACCAGGTACCTGGCGACCTACGCGTTCTACCGGGAGGCGTTCCCCTCGGCAGCGGAACGGTTGGCCGCCTACCTCACCGCCGACTCGGGCGGTGTCCTCGACGAGCCGGCGACCGCTCAGGCCCTGGCCTCCACCCTTGTCCGTGGCCTGCGCTGCGGCGCGCTCTCCGAGAGCGAGGTCAGTGACGCCACCGGAGCCGGATCCGAGGTGCTGGTCGGTTTCGCCAACCGGCGGGTGGGCTAGGGCCTGTTCGGCGAACGCCTGTCCTCCCGTGCCTGGCTCCGGTGCCGCGCCGGAGGCGGTTCCCTCAGTCGTCCGGGAGCCGCTCCGCCGTGTTCCCCGGCAGCCCCGGCGGGGTACCGGAGCCGCGGCTCGTGACGAACAGCGCCTCTCGAACGGGTCCGGGCGCTGTGGCTCGTGGCCAGTAGGGATACTGGTCGACGGCGGTACCCGTTGCCGACGTGACGGGAGACCCAGCCCTCCCGCGGAGTACGGCGGTACCGCTGGTTCCCGGAAGAGGTCCGGAAGGGGCCCGCTGGTCCCGGAACGGCCACACCAGCTGACCGTTCCGGGACTCTCCGGTGGGATCGTTGCCGCGCGCCCGCGGCAAGGCTGCCTCGGCCGGGGGCGCAGGACCCACGGCGCCCCACCGAAACTTCATCAACCATGCGAGATGTGGAGATATGCCAGATTACGACTACGACCTTGTGATCCGTGCGCGCCGGACGGTGACTCCACAGGGGGAGATCCCGGCCACGGTGGGAGTACGCGACGGGAAGATCGTGGCGGTGGAGAGCTACGACAGTCCGGTGCGTTCCGCTGAGACGGTGGAACTGGCGGACGACGAGGCACTGCTTCCCGGCCTTGTCGACAGCCACGTCCACGTCAACGAGCCGGGACGGACCGGCTGGGAAGGGTTCGCGACGGCCACCCGCGCGGCTGCGGCCGGAGGGTTCACGACGATCGTGGACATGCCGTTGAACAGCATCCCCCCGACCACGACCGTGGAGGCGTTGGAGACCAAACGTGAGGTCGCCCGCCAGCAGGCCACCGTCGACATCGGGTTCTGGGGAGGAGCGGTCCCGGAGAACACCGACGCGGGTGACACGAGTGAACTCCGCGCGCTACACGAGCAGGGGGTGTACGGGTTCAAATCCTTCCTGTCCCCCTCGGGCGTGGAGGAGTTCGGCCATCTCACCGCTGAGCAGTTCCGCACCGCCGTCACCGCGATCGGGGAGTTCGGCGGGCAGATCATCGTGCACGCCGAGGACGCGAACGTACTGAGCGCGGCACCGTCGGCCCAAGGGCCGGACTACGCCGGCTACCTCGCCTCCCGGCCGGACGAGGCCGAACACGCGGCGATCGAGCTCGTCATCGAGACCGCGCGCGCCACCGGTACCCGCTCGCACATCCTGCACCTGTCGACGGCCACGGCACTGCCCGCGATCAGGCGGGCCAGGGAGGACGGTGTGCCGTTGACGGTGGAGACCTGCCCGCACTACCTGACGCTTGCCGCCGAGGAGGTCCCGTCGGGCGCGACCCAGTTCAAGTGCTGCCCGCCGATCCGTGGCGCCGCCAACCGGGACGCCCTCTGGCAGGCGCTCGCCGACGGTCTCATCGACTGCGTCGTCAGCGACCACTCGCCGAGCACACCCGACCTGAAACACCTGGAAACCGGTGACTTCGGAACCGCCTGGGGCGGGGTATCCGGGCTGCAGGTGGCGTTCTCGGCGGTGTGGACCGAGGCGGCGCAACGTGGTTACGGCCTCGCCGACGTCGCCTACTGGATGGGGCAGCGTCCGGCCGAGGTCGCGGGGGTGGACGGAAAGGGGCGTATCGCTCCCGGTAACGACGCTGATTTCGCCGTCGTCGCCCCGGATGCGGGGACCAGGATCGACGCGCGGACGCTGCAGCACAGGCACTCCCTCAGCGCCTACGACGGAACCGAGGTGCGCGGAGTGGTGCGTCAGACCTGGCTGCGTGGCGCGCGGATCGACTTTGACGACCCGAGGGGGCGGCTGCTGAGCCGAGCCTGACGCGGTTACTCCGGTCACTCCCGAGACGCACGGGAGGACTGCACAGCGATAGAAGCGGTCCCGGGCGACGTTCGCCCGGGACCGCGGTGTGGAGCGTCAGGTGTCGGATGCCGCCCCGGTCAGTCCGGGTCCCGGTCCAAACGGGCTCCGGCGTCCCCCGTGGCGGTGGAACCGTTGGGGGAGACGGCAGCCGCGTCCGTCTGCGCTGCCGGGGGTTGTGTCTCCTCCTCGTCCCCATCCTGGGGGTAGGCCTGGTCCAGGGTGGGAGCGGCGGAGAAGACCGTTGGATCGTCCTCGTACTGTCCACCACCGATGACGTTGAAGACGAGGTTGAGCAGGATGGCCACGAACGCCGCGCCGACGATGCCCGACTCCAGGATCGTGCTGAGCCAGGAGGGGAGGCCTTCGTAGAACTCGGGCACCGCTATCGGGATGATGCCGAAGCCCAGTGACGTGGCGACGAGGATGAGGTTGAGGTTGTCGTCGAAGTCGACCTTGCCCAGCGTGCGGATCCCGCTGGCTGCGACCGTCCCGAACAGGACGAGCCCCGCGCCGCCCAGTACCGGGTTGGGGATCGTGGCGACGATCCGGCCCAGGATGGGGAACAGCCCCAGGATGATCAGCATGCCCGCGCCGACGGCGACGACGAAGCGGCTCTTCACCTTGGTGAGCGCGATCAGCCCGATGTTCTGGGCGAAGGAGCTTCCCGGCGTGCCGTTGAGGAGCGGAGCGAGGACGGACGCGCTGACGTCGGCCCGCAACCCGGCGGAGATCCGCCGCGCGTCCACCTTGGCGCCGACGATCTCGCCCACCGCGATGATGTGCGAGGCGCCCTCGGTCAGCACCACCAGCATGATCACGCACATGGTCAGGATCGCCGCCGTGTCGAACTCCGGGAGACCGAAGTGCAGGGGGGAACCCAGCGAGAACACGGGCCCCCCGGTGACCTCACTGAAGTCGGCCTTCCCGAACGGGATCGCGATGAGGGTGCCCGCGACCATGCCCAGAAGGATGGACAGCCGGCTGAGGAGCCCGGGAAGGACCCGGGAGAACAACAGGACGAGTGCCAGCGTGGCGCCGGCCAGAGCCAGGTTCGACAGTGACGGGTGGTGTCCCGGTGACTCGTCGATGATCCAGTCGGCGGCGACCGGCATCAGGGACAACCCGATGATGGTGATGATGCTTCCGGTGACCACCGGTGGGAAGAAGCGAACGAGTTGGCCGAAGAAAGGGGTCAGACACAGCGCGAACAGGCCACCGACGAGGGAGGCACCGAACACGACGGGCATCCCCAGGTCGGGGTCGGCGGCGATCGTTGTCATGGCGCTGACGGGAACGAAGGAGGCGCCGACGACGATGGGAAGTTGCGCGCCCGTGCCCCATGGGCCGAGGGTCTGCAGCAGGGTGGCTATGCCCGCGACGAGCAGTGCCCCGCTGACAAGGATGCCGAGGTCCGCGGCACCGAGGTCAGCGGCGCCGCCGATCACCAGCGCGGGAGCGACCGCTCCGGCGTACATGGTGAGGATGTGCTGCAACCCGTAGATCGTCAGCAGCTTCGCCGGTAGCTTCTCGTCCTCGGGGCGTTCGTCAGTCTGCCCATCGGAATGGGTACCAGTAGCGGCGTTTGTTGTGGCCGAGCCGTCCTTCACGGATTTGCGGAATCTCATGGCCAGTTTCCAGCCTCTTGCGGTCGTGGCTCGTTGGTGTGGCGGTCGAGAGACGCACGCCAGCGGGCCGGTCTTATCTGGGGATAGTGGTGGACTGTCCCACTCGATTGAGCGGCCACCCAGGCTTGGGATATGCGGTTGTGGTTCCGGCACGGGGTGTTGGGACCCGTGCCCTCCGTCTCCGAGAGTGTCGCCTCGGGGCGGATGGTCGCGCGGGGTCTCCGGTACGGTCGGCTCCGGTCGTCAGGCCGCCACGGAGACGAAACGAGCGGTCGCTTGTTTTCCGGTGGAGTGGTGGATTCCTCTCCTTTTCACGGGGTGCTGCGGCTGTGTCGGGGACTCTGTGCAGACGGGCGGGCGGTGCGCCCGTACCGGGAGGCTTCCTCCGGCCGCGCGGCCGGGTCAGTTGTCCTCCCGGGGGTCTGGGGCAGCTGTGCGGGGAACGGGAACGCGGTGCCGCACTGTCGGAGGGGTCCCGACGGCTCCGCAGCCGGGGGAGCGCCACGGCAACGGAGCATGCCGGGAGCCCCCCAACCGGAGGGGCGCGTCACGGTTGCTCGTTGCCATGGCGGAGTGTCAGCCCTTTCGACGTGGTGTTCCGCGGTCCGGCTACCGGTTCTGTTACAGCGGGGAGCTTGTCTGTGGCTCTGGTGGCGGGGAGTGGCGGCCGCCACCAGGGTGCGGCGGGCCCACGGCAACAGGAGGGAAGGGGATGCCGAAGGCCCGCCCGCGGCTCCGGTGTTACACGAACTTGGGAACCGTGTCCCAGGCACGGCCGGCCTCCGGAGCGTCGTCGCGTTCCACCGTGGCCTCGATCAGGCCGTAGGGGCGGTCCGCGGCGAAGAACACCTCGTTGGGGTTGTCCAGGCCGAAGGGGGAGAGGTCCACCAGGAAGTGGTGGTTGTTGGGCATGGAGAACTTGATCTCGGCGATCTCCGGGTGCGCTTCCAGCACAGCCTGGCCCATGGCGTACAGCGTCTGCTGGAGGGCGTAGCTGTGGGTGTTGGCGAACTGTTCGAGCATGATCGCCTTCACCGACTCGTAGGTCTTGTCCCAGTCGATGTCGTGGCTGGTGTAACGCCAGCGCGCCGAGACGTCAGTGGCGAGAATCCGGTCGGTGACCTCGGGAAGCGTGGTGTACCTCGTCTTCGGGTACCCGTGGAACTCCGAGCCGGTGGACTTCAGCACGGTCAGCCCGGTGAAGCCGGACACGACCCATTCCTCGCCGTGTTCCTTGGTGACGACGGTGGTGCGGGTCTCGCCCCCGCGCCGGACGAACGAATGGTCGTGCGGGCCGTCCTGCGTCGGGATGCGGTCCCAGGAGTACTCCTCCACTTCCTGGCGCGCTCCGTTGACGTGCTCGAAACCGCTGACGAAGTGCCGTGCGAGCAGAAGGGCGAAATCCTCGATCGCGCCGACGCCCCCGTTCTCCTTCGCGAGGGCGTAGACCGTGTTCTTCTGGGTGTCGGTAGGGATGCAGGGGCTGTTGTCACCAGCGCTGTGCACGGGTTCGAAGTCGCCCCGGAGCTGGGAGCTGACGTTGACGTCCTTGATCTGGTGGACGTCGGTCTCCCGGTTGATCCGGACCAGCCGCACCTCGGCCTTGCCGTACTGGTTGTCTCCGAGTCGGATACCCACGTCGGGTCAACTCCTTTGGTGTGGAACTACAACGGTGTAATGGAGTTCGCGCGCCCGTTTCGTCGGTACGCGCCCAGGTGCGCCCGAGGGAGGACCGCTGTCGCGGAAGGACCTATCACGCACTCGCATTGGGTGCCAGGGTCAGCTGCCCCGGTAAGTGGAGAACGCGAATGGGCTCAACAGGAGCGGGATGTGGTAGTGCGCGTCCTCGTCGGTGAGGTGGAAGGCGATGGTGGCCTCGGGGTAGAAGCCCTGTTGGCCGGTGCGGTCGAAGTAGTGCGCCGTGTCGAAGACGACCCGGTACGTGTCGGCGCTGAGCTGTTCCGGTCCGAAGTCGGGAACGCGGCCGTCCTCGTTGGTGCTGCTTTGCGCGACCGTTTCCCAGGAGGCGTGTCCGGGAGTGGCCTCGGCGCCGCCTGCTGCGCGCCGTTCCAACCGTACGGGTACTCCCGTGGCCGGACGGCCGAGGGCAGTGTCGAGGACGTGTGTCGTCACGTGGCTCATGTGTTGTCCAAGACCTTTCCAACGCGCAGTAGCGCGATCTTGCGGAGTTCGTCGGCGACTACCCGCGACTCGGTGGCTGGGTCGTTGTCCAGTCGGCTCTGGAGGTCCGCCAGGAGCTCCTCGCTGGACCGTCCGCTGGCGCACACCAGATAGATCTGTCCGAAGCGCTTCTCGTACTCCACTTGCCCTTCGTGGAAGGCTGACTGGACGTCAGTGGCGCCCTCGGCGAAGCCGGACTGTTCTCCGCGCGACCACTGGGACTCGGTGCTGTTGCCGGAGGCCCGGTCACCGATGCGGGGGTGACGGGCGAGGGCGGAGGCCACTTCGTCGTCGGTGATACTGCGCGCGTGTGCGTCAACCGCGTCGAGCAGCGCGGTGCGGTCGCTGAACGGCCGCTCGTTGAGCAGTGCCTCCACCCAACGGTCGATGTTGAGGCACTGCGCGAATTCCGTGCGGAAGTCCGCGGTGGCCAGTGCGTTGACCCGCGCTACTCCGGGATCGGTAACCGCGGCGGCGGTGCTGTCGGGCATGGGTCCTCTCCAAAACGGTCCCGAGCTCCGAATGGTGGCTGGTGCGGAATGTTTCCGCGGAGATTCCCGGAGCGTCGATCAGATTTCGTACTGCAGAAACCTGCTTCTACATCTCGGACTGTAGCCCCGGTCACAGTGCTGTTGTCAACTCCCCTCGCCGGAGAAACTTTTCCGTTTGGGTCATTTTGCGATGATTGTCCGTTTCGCGCGTGGGCGGGGGTGTGTCCGGCGGGGGTGTGAGTCGCACGCCTGGTTAGGGGGATGTGGCGTCGGGAGCTTGACAAGGTCGGCGTCGGGGCGCACACTCAAATTATTCCTTAAAGCGAAAACCATATTCCGTATTACGAAAACTATCGAAGGGTGGCGAGACATGAGTCACTCGCTGCGCTACACGGTGAACTGCTCCCTGCTGTTCACCGAACTGCCTGTCAACGAGCGTCCGGCCGCGGCCCGCAAGGCCGGGTTCGACGCGGTCGAGTTCTGGTGGCCGTTCGAGAGTGCCGTTCCGGCCGAGGGCGATGTGGACGCGTTCGTCCGCGCCATCGACCAGGCGGGTGTGGAGCTGACCGGGCTGAACTTCTTCGCCGGCGCCATGCCCGGACCCGACCGCGGCGTTCTCTCCCAGCCGGCCCGTGCCCAGGAGTTCCGCGACAACATCGACGTGGTGGCGGCGATCGCGGAGCGCACCGGAACCACGGCCTTCAACGCGCTCTACGGCCTGCGGGAAGAGGGGGTCGACCCCAAGACCCAGGACCGCACGGCGCTGGACAACGTCGTCGCCGCGGCCAAGGGGGTCGCCAGCGTCGGTGGGACCGTGCTGATCGAGCCGGTAAGCGGTGCCGAGAACTACCCCCTGAAGACGGCCGCCGACACGTT is part of the Haloactinospora alba genome and encodes:
- a CDS encoding hydroxypyruvate isomerase family protein translates to MSHSLRYTVNCSLLFTELPVNERPAAARKAGFDAVEFWWPFESAVPAEGDVDAFVRAIDQAGVELTGLNFFAGAMPGPDRGVLSQPARAQEFRDNIDVVAAIAERTGTTAFNALYGLREEGVDPKTQDRTALDNVVAAAKGVASVGGTVLIEPVSGAENYPLKTAADTLAFVAEAKAAGAPNVAFLADFFHLAVNGDDVAAVVRDHAAEFGHIQIADVPGRGEPGSGELPIQELLAASQAGGYNGPVGLEYKPTVASADSFGWLDR
- a CDS encoding nucleobase:cation symporter-2 family protein; amino-acid sequence: MRFRKSVKDGSATTNAATGTHSDGQTDERPEDEKLPAKLLTIYGLQHILTMYAGAVAPALVIGGAADLGAADLGILVSGALLVAGIATLLQTLGPWGTGAQLPIVVGASFVPVSAMTTIAADPDLGMPVVFGASLVGGLFALCLTPFFGQLVRFFPPVVTGSIITIIGLSLMPVAADWIIDESPGHHPSLSNLALAGATLALVLLFSRVLPGLLSRLSILLGMVAGTLIAIPFGKADFSEVTGGPVFSLGSPLHFGLPEFDTAAILTMCVIMLVVLTEGASHIIAVGEIVGAKVDARRISAGLRADVSASVLAPLLNGTPGSSFAQNIGLIALTKVKSRFVVAVGAGMLIILGLFPILGRIVATIPNPVLGGAGLVLFGTVAASGIRTLGKVDFDDNLNLILVATSLGFGIIPIAVPEFYEGLPSWLSTILESGIVGAAFVAILLNLVFNVIGGGQYEDDPTVFSAAPTLDQAYPQDGDEEETQPPAAQTDAAAVSPNGSTATGDAGARLDRDPD
- the allB gene encoding allantoinase AllB → MPDYDYDLVIRARRTVTPQGEIPATVGVRDGKIVAVESYDSPVRSAETVELADDEALLPGLVDSHVHVNEPGRTGWEGFATATRAAAAGGFTTIVDMPLNSIPPTTTVEALETKREVARQQATVDIGFWGGAVPENTDAGDTSELRALHEQGVYGFKSFLSPSGVEEFGHLTAEQFRTAVTAIGEFGGQIIVHAEDANVLSAAPSAQGPDYAGYLASRPDEAEHAAIELVIETARATGTRSHILHLSTATALPAIRRAREDGVPLTVETCPHYLTLAAEEVPSGATQFKCCPPIRGAANRDALWQALADGLIDCVVSDHSPSTPDLKHLETGDFGTAWGGVSGLQVAFSAVWTEAAQRGYGLADVAYWMGQRPAEVAGVDGKGRIAPGNDADFAVVAPDAGTRIDARTLQHRHSLSAYDGTEVRGVVRQTWLRGARIDFDDPRGRLLSRA
- the uraH gene encoding hydroxyisourate hydrolase, producing the protein MSHVTTHVLDTALGRPATGVPVRLERRAAGGAEATPGHASWETVAQSSTNEDGRVPDFGPEQLSADTYRVVFDTAHYFDRTGQQGFYPEATIAFHLTDEDAHYHIPLLLSPFAFSTYRGS
- the uraD gene encoding 2-oxo-4-hydroxy-4-carboxy-5-ureidoimidazoline decarboxylase, translating into MPDSTAAAVTDPGVARVNALATADFRTEFAQCLNIDRWVEALLNERPFSDRTALLDAVDAHARSITDDEVASALARHPRIGDRASGNSTESQWSRGEQSGFAEGATDVQSAFHEGQVEYEKRFGQIYLVCASGRSSEELLADLQSRLDNDPATESRVVADELRKIALLRVGKVLDNT
- the pucL gene encoding factor-independent urate hydroxylase, with translation MGIRLGDNQYGKAEVRLVRINRETDVHQIKDVNVSSQLRGDFEPVHSAGDNSPCIPTDTQKNTVYALAKENGGVGAIEDFALLLARHFVSGFEHVNGARQEVEEYSWDRIPTQDGPHDHSFVRRGGETRTTVVTKEHGEEWVVSGFTGLTVLKSTGSEFHGYPKTRYTTLPEVTDRILATDVSARWRYTSHDIDWDKTYESVKAIMLEQFANTHSYALQQTLYAMGQAVLEAHPEIAEIKFSMPNNHHFLVDLSPFGLDNPNEVFFAADRPYGLIEATVERDDAPEAGRAWDTVPKFV
- a CDS encoding DUF6986 family protein; the encoded protein is MSAQDSAGNSADAAGIGLAGLNEALDTRLADADARLLEQFPGERGKRQPIHTVYVPADRIRPGIATEWGKQADQALREHAPDAGTLAAATGMSAEMVAECLPRVQEKLRTEPIEDLRIDLEDGYGTRPDSEEDRHLTEAATALCADLRSAVAPPFFGIRMKGMEAAGRHRGTRSLTMFLNTLLEELGALPEGFVFTLPKITSVDQVEATVWLAEQLEKRLSLPSGSLRFELQIETPQSVIAPDGTATVARMVHAGQGRVTALHYGTYDYSAACGVTAGFQSMAHPVADHAKAVMQVAVAGTGVWLSDGSTNVLPVGTTEDVHEAWHLHSGLVRRSLERAYYQGWDMHPHHLPTRYLATYAFYREAFPSAAERLAAYLTADSGGVLDEPATAQALASTLVRGLRCGALSESEVSDATGAGSEVLVGFANRRVG